One genomic window of Coffea eugenioides isolate CCC68of chromosome 1, Ceug_1.0, whole genome shotgun sequence includes the following:
- the LOC113783064 gene encoding uncharacterized protein LOC113783064, whose product MAAESTSDSSSNLRIIVQKNPSESQLSELGIKSWPKWGCSPGKYQLKFDARETCYLLRGRVKVYPKNSSEVVEFGAGDLVIIPKGLSCTWDVSVAVDKHYKFDSSSPSSSSSGS is encoded by the exons ATGGCCGCTGAGTCTACCTCAGACTCTTCGTCTAATTTAAGAATTATTGTCCAAAAGAACCCATCGGAGTCCCAACTCTCGGAGTTGGGCATCAAGTCCTGGCCAAA gtgGGGTTGCTCGCCAGGAAAGTACCAACTGAAGTTTGATGCACGAGAGACTTGTTATCTGCTGAGAGGGAGAGTTAAAGTGTATCCCAAGAACTCGTCGGAGGTGGTTGAGTTTGGAGCCGGTGATCTGGTGATAATTCCCAAAGGACTCAGTTGCACTTGGGATGTCTCGGTTGCTGTTGACAAACATTACAAGTTCGACTCTTCTTCTCCGTCGTCTTCATCATCAGGATCATGA